The following nucleotide sequence is from Pedobacter sp. PACM 27299.
TCGGTGTTTTTGGCTCGTTGATGCCCGCGCGTGCGAAGGCATTTATTCCAAGAATATTTTTCCCGAACAGCCGAGGCAGTATTCCGTAATCGAGTCTCAAAGGAAAGCTGTGATAGGTCTGGTAGTCGCCCAATTTTCCAGCATCTTGTTTACCTACCGAATAGTTTGGTGCAGAGCCCAATAGTGTGGATCCGATTCCATCATCAAGATCTTCTGTATTATTGGTGACCCTATAGCCGAAGGAAATACCCGCAAGGCTATAAACCGGATTATCATTGGACGTTTTTGAGGTGTAGAACCAATTTTTGTTCAATGAGGCAAAGGGCTGAAGTTTCTTGAGTTCAGTCTTCGAATAGTTTAAAGTATCGAGCATAGCGTACTTGTCATAACTTAGTCCTGCTTTTAGATAGAAACTGCGTGGTCTGGTATAGATGGGTGTTTTGGTGTCATAGTTCTCTTTCTGTATACCCCAAATTAGTGCAGCGGAGATTCCTGTGTTGAGCTTTCCCTGTTTGTAAACATTGCCAATTCCATCCTTGACTTTAAGTTTGAGGTCAAAGCCCAACATTGATCTTCGGCTAATCATTTCAGTTGCCGAATTTTTTACTTGTCCATCTTTAAGGTTTCTCGTACCAATATAGGAGAGCGTAAAGGATTCCGAAGCGGTGTTGATCCTGATATTAAACCAGTCCTTAAGATCAGCATTCTTTATCAGAACAGATTCACCGCTAGCGTCTTCAAAGACTGTCTGAGCCTTGGTACTAAGGCTGAGGGCTGTTAGCAATAACAGGATCGTTATTTTTATCTTCACGGGTTTTAATGATTAATTGATCTGAAAATGGATCCGTTTTGAATGGTTCCTTGATTGTCTGTGTCTTTGTGAAACTGCCGATTTGCTCTTTTTTTCCGGTGGTCCTAAAAGCTTTGATGGCTAGTGTATACTCATAATCGCCCTGGCTGGAACGGACAACTGAATTAAGGTTGAGGATGGTTTGCGGCCGTTTGACTTTCGTATAGGCCGACATGGTCAACTTATCAGGAGAAATACAGGGCTTATATTCTTGGTCATTGATGTTCATCGTGAAAATCTTGAACTTGGTATTGTCAGGAGTGGTGTACTTGATCTCTAATTTGATGTAATCATCTTTTTCCTTTTCTGGAACTGCATCTATGTTTTCTAAGCATGCCGACGCTCCGCTCAGTGCCTCACTCAATCGCAAAAGATCATCGCTGCGCCCTTCTTGCAGTCCTGTAATTTCTACTTTTTGAAAGGTCTTTAAGTCGTTCTTATTTACTTTATAGGAGTTGAATTCTGGACCAGAAATATCTATGATTTTTGGACGGTTAAAAATACTTTTGACCTGTAGCCCGACAAGTACGATGATTACCGTCCACAGTGGCCAGGTTTGCCGCAGATAGCGGCCAATGTTTTGAGCGTTCATTTGAAGAGATTAATTTATAATTTAAAGATAATAACTAGTTATCAAAATTTCTATTGTTTTTTAAAATATTCAGGGGGAGATTCGTGTTTATTGCTTTGATTTACAGTTAGTAAAGAGATGCGGGAGTATGAGTGTCGGTGTCGGCTTTTGATTTACGGCGCCAAAAAACAATGGTCAGGTAATATGATCTCAGTCTAAAAAAACAGTACATTTGAGATACCACCACCTATAGCCCCTTTATGAACGTCGGTAAGGAACTCTTGTTTTTTTTTAGTGCGCTAGGAGCCTTCAACGGGCTTATTTTAAGCTTATACTTTTCTTTCTTCACCAGGAAAAAATACTTGAGCAGTTATTTTCTGGGCGCATTGTTGTTTGTGCTGAGTGTGCGGATTGGTAAGTCAGTGTTTGTATATTTTGATGGTAATCTGCCGAAGATCTATCTGCAGATTGGTCTTTCTGCCTGCTTTTTTATCGGCCCTTTCCTTTATTGCTTTCTGAAGTCCGCGGTTAAGGGATTGGAGGTAATTCCTGAATCCTGGAAATGGATGATGGCCTCATTATTCCTGGTGATACTGGTGACGGGTATATGCTATCCTTATGAAAATTATTCATGGCTCTGGAATCAATACTTTAGTAAGGTTATTTATTTGCAATGGTTTATCTATATCGTTATTTCAACCTTTGTGATCAAAGGAGTGCTGAAAAAAATGTTTAGCAAAGGGCAGCAATTGACTCCGGCTGAAACCTGGCTGCTGATGATATTTTTCGGGAATGTAGTGATTTTCATGACCTTCTTTCTAAGCTTGATCCGGGCGCCGTTTATGTCCTATATCAGTGGTTCAATTGGTTTTTCTCTGATCTTATACCTGATTATTTCAGTGCTTCTGTATAGAAAGAAGACCGACGACCTGTTTTTACTCAGTCCGACAAAATACCTGGGTAAAAAAGTGAATCAGGAAGAAGTAGTAATTTTGATGGAAAAACTGGAAAAAGCTATGTCAGAACAGGCGATATACAGAAATCCGGACCTGAAATTAGGTGATTTATCAAAGGGGGTAAATGTAAGCAGCCATCAATTGTCACAGTTCTTGAATGATCATCTGGGGAAAAACTTTACCACCTTTGTCAATGAATTCAGGATCAATGAAGCATGCAGGATCATCTCAACGGATCATCGCCTTACGTTGGAATCGATAGGTTATGAGGTCGGTTTTAACTCCAAGTCTACCTTCTTCGCTGCGTTTAAGAAACTAAAAGGGACTACACCCTTGAGCTATCAACAGCATACGTTAAAAAAGTAAACGTAGCCTGGTTCCCGTACTAATTTATAAATCCGTACTCCTGATTCCTATTTCCGGAACCTGCTGCAAGATTTTACTGTTGATTTTTGTGAAAAAGAAAAACCAAATCCAATTCGCAAATGAAAATCCTGCTGATCACATTTCTCAGTATCTCGACTTTATTCTTCCCGTCCCTAAAATTAAAAGCTCAAAATATCCAGAGCATTTCTGCCAGGGTAATTGATTCAAATCATGAACCCCTCATGGGTAATGTATTACTTTACATTGCTGCGGATCCTACTTTTAAAAAGGGGGTTAGTTTCCTAAACGGCAGCTTTGAGTTGTCAGCTATTCATCAGAAAGAAGTGACTTTGAAATTAAGTTCTCTGCTTTTTGCTGACACCTTGATCCAGGTGAAATATAGTGGTACAGCAGCTATTGATCTAGGAACTATCGTGATTAAAACTCGTAATGTGCAGTTGAATGAAGTTATGGTCAGTGCTCAGGTGCCATTGATGCGGTCTATGGCGAACGGTAACCTTGAGGTGAAGGTTGCCAATACCTTACTTGCGAATAGCAGTTCCTTAACTGAAATCCTCAGCAGGGCTCCAAATATCACCATCAATGATGGACAGATTACGGTGATAGGTAAAGGTGAAGCCACGATTTACCTTAATGGCAGAGTGATTACCGCTGAGCGGATGTCTTCTATTCCCACTTCGCAGATAGAGAAGATTGAGATCATTTCTAATCCCTCTTCAAAATATGATGCAGAAGGAAAAGCGGTCATTAACATCATTACTAAAACTAATACTGGAGAAGGTATACTCGCCTCTATCAGTCAGCAGGTTACGGCATCTGAATTTGCAGGACTGAGCACCAATACTATGTTTGACCTCAATTACAATAAAGAAAAACTTTCTGTAGTTGGTAATTATAGTCTTTTTAAAGGGATGTACCGGGAGCAGCTGTATACCACCAGAACGCGGCCTTCAGCAGCGGATTATTTGCGATCTGAGTTAACCACAAACTGGAATGGGAAACTTCATAACGTTTCCAATTATGGGCTCGGTGCTCAATATAATATCAATAAAGACAAAAGCCTTTCCTTGGGATATAGTGGGAATTTAGAAAAAGAAGGGGGGAGTCAAGATAGTAAGAACAACATTAGCACGAGTGAAGGAACGCGTTTTTATACCAGCGACATCAAGAAAAATGAACGCAGGCTAAATCATTCCTTTACCTTTAATTACAACCAGACTATAGATACGCTGGGCTCGGTATTTTTTATCGGTAGTCAGTATTCGAATTACGATTCAGACATCAATGACCTCATTGACGAGCAAAGTTTTATCAATGGAACAGGTGGCTTCAGGGTCCTGAAAAATGATGTTCAACATGAAATTATGATTTCCAGTACGCAATTAGATTATGCCAAAGTTTTCAATGCCAGAGAAAAGCTGGAGCTAGGGCTTAAATTCAGCTATGTGAATACCAATTCTGGTACCGGTTTCGACATTTCGGAGAATGGGGGAGATTTTAGACCGGATGAGCACTTATCAAGTGATTTTGGATATATAGAGAAAATACCGGCAGCTTATTTGAATTACAGCGGCCTGATAATGGGCAAGATTAACTTCGGACTGGGTCTTAGGGGAGAATGGACCAATTACCAATTAAATACGAGTGTTGGAGGGGGGCAAGCGCTCCGAGATCATTATTTTAATGTTTTTCCGAACTTAATGCTCAGCAGGATGATTTCTGATCGGCTTAAATTGAGTGCTTCTTACGTTTCGAGGATCACCAGACCCAGGTATCAGGCTTTAAATCCATTTGTGGTATATCAGGATCCTTTACAACGATAGAAGGAAACCCTAACCTTATTCCTGAGAAAGTTCATTCTTTCGAATTAGGCGCAAATTACCGAAAAATTGACTTGAGGGTTGGTTATAAT
It contains:
- a CDS encoding helix-turn-helix domain-containing protein, with product MNVGKELLFFFSALGAFNGLILSLYFSFFTRKKYLSSYFLGALLFVLSVRIGKSVFVYFDGNLPKIYLQIGLSACFFIGPFLYCFLKSAVKGLEVIPESWKWMMASLFLVILVTGICYPYENYSWLWNQYFSKVIYLQWFIYIVISTFVIKGVLKKMFSKGQQLTPAETWLLMIFFGNVVIFMTFFLSLIRAPFMSYISGSIGFSLILYLIISVLLYRKKTDDLFLLSPTKYLGKKVNQEEVVILMEKLEKAMSEQAIYRNPDLKLGDLSKGVNVSSHQLSQFLNDHLGKNFTTFVNEFRINEACRIISTDHRLTLESIGYEVGFNSKSTFFAAFKKLKGTTPLSYQQHTLKK